The DNA sequence TAATGTTTCCCATGCACTCTCAGCGGCTCTTATGTCGGTCCTAGGCCTCATTCTGGAATAGAAAACTCTcaacctttatttatttattagtaaataaaacCATTGTTTTATGCGACTTCAGCTTCTTATCACTTTTATGTAATCTGAATAGATATGATGAGGCACTCAAAACAACTATTTCGTGAAAAACAAAGCCCACATGGGgtgaagtaaaataaaatataggtttttttaataaaaaaaaatatgcatttctagtttttaaattaattaaatcagTTGTATTGCTTGGAAGCTCCCTGCTTGAATTACTTAAATTCAACACTTGTTCACATGGTTGCACCTACCGATACATCCATGCTTCCTTCCCTTCAATATAAATAGCCCTGCATCGGCTGTGCTATTACATCATCTCCTTCTaaagctttttcttttctcttaccCAGTTGTCAGTGACTCGCCAGAAATCAGCAACCAATGGAATCGGCCGGAGAAATCTACAGACCTCAGCGTGCCGCCGGTCCGGCCACCGTACTGGCCATCGGCACTGCAAATCCATCCCATTTCTTATACCAAACTGATTTCCCAGACTTCATCTTCAAAAACACAAACAAGGACCACCTGACTGAGTTGAAAGAGAAGTTCACGCGAATTTGTAAGTGTTACCACTTAGGGTTCATATGTATATATTTCTATCCAAACTGTTTAGCGATTAAAATGCTTATAAGCTTTTCCATGTTGTTGAAACAGGTGAGAAATCGACTATCATAAAACGCCACATTCACTTGACTGCAGAAATGATAGTGGAAAATCCAAAACTATATGACCCTGAAGCTCCATCACTGGACACACGCCAGGATATTATGATAACTGAGGTACCCAAGTTGGCCATGGAAGCTGCAACCAAAGCAATCAAAGAATGGGGCCAACCCAAATCAAAGATCACCCACATTGTATTCACTACCATTTCTGGTGTTGATGCACCTGGTGTTGATTTTCAGCTTATCAGACTCCTTGGCCTTTCTCCCACCGTCCGGCGTGTGATGATGTATCATCTAGGCTGTTATGGTGGTGGGTCTGTGCTTCGTGTTGCTAAAGACCTTGCTGAGAATAACAAAGGTGCTCGTGTTCTTGTTGTTTGTTCTGAGTTGAACTCGATCAGTGGCTTCAAAGGACCCAACGATGGTGATATGCATAGTCTACTAGGGCAAGCAATCTTCGCTGATGGAGCTGCAGCTGTGATAGTTGGTGCAGACCCAGACACATCAATCGAACGCCCATTCTTCCAACTCATCTCAACGGGTACTCGGATTCTCTCCGATTCACATGAAATGGTTGCAGGCCACTTGCGCCAAGCGGGTCTTACGATCAGCTTATCAAAGGATGTGGCTAAAACTATTGCTGGAAACCTTGGAAAATGCCTGTCCGAAGCATTCGACAAGGTTGGTATTACTGATTGGAACTCCATCTTCTGGGTAAGTCACCCGGGTGGGCCAGCAATTTTGGATCTAATTGAAAAGACACTAGGGTTGAAGGAAGAGAAACTGCAACCTTCAAGAAAAGTGTTGAGCCAGTATGGTAACATGTCAAGCCCCACGGTGTTGTTCATTTTAGATCTGATGCGTAAGAAGTCCATGGAAGAGGGGAAGGCTACAACTGGTGATGGGTTTGATTGGGGTGTACTGTTAGGGTTTGGGCCAGGTCTAACTATAGAGTCGATTGTGTTGCGTAGCGTTCCTACAGTTTCAGCTCCTTGAGTAATATGTGGTGGTTGTTTACCcacaagagagggagaaagtgtGTGTAATTTGTGGTGGCTTAGAATAATGAAGATTATCAAACGAAATCTTCCTTTAGATGGTGAGATGAGACTTGAGAGTAGTGCCACATTTATGTAATGGAGAAGTTCACAATTACGGATTGCCGTAGTTTTTCATTACATATTATATTagcttaatatttattttattattacttttttttttgggtggtaagATATTATTTTAGCTTAATTGTAACTATAattttatgtcatttcaaaGTAATTGGAATCCTCTTTTCATTGCCTCGATAAACAAGTCAATGAAAGGTAgatgaacaaaaaattaaagtacAATCGATTTCtggcaccaaaaaaaaaaaaaattaataataataataataaaatatgcatatatatattttttgaagcTGAATTTTATGCCTTCAAAGTCTGCAATTTGCAATGGGTTGGGGATTTACAAATTATGAGTGGAATTTCATTAAAGTTGAGTTGTGCAGTGCATCAAAAGTCAAACCATTACAATTTGCACAAGTGGCTTTTTTATAAGCCTTTTTTAAGAGGGGCGGATGTGAAGAATTTCTTATTGTTATTATGAGATGAACTCTATTGTGGATTCGTTAGTAAAGAAGGCCGTTCAATATATCTCGCGTTTTGAATTTTCGGGAGTTTCCATCGTCTCTTATTATGGAAGATTTCAGGTGGGATTTAGAGGAGAAACCTCTGTTCACATTTCATTCTAAAATCTGctgattttttaatgaaaataaaaattgcatttCAAGTATCTCCTCATCATTGATTAGTATCAACATCTTCATCCACTGCTCTCTTGTAAATTATTTTAGAATTAACTACGACGCAAGCTCCCCCATGAATCGATGGAATGAGGTACAGCGTATATTTGTAGTGACTATCATGGTTATCTACAATTTGCCATATCCGATTTAGCTCATTTTCAAGAGACTATGATCGGTGAACCAATTGCAATCCATTCAGCTCTATTGAAAACTATTTTTGAATATCTCACTCACATTATGATGGAGAATGAAACAAAGTTGTCATCACTGTTTTTTTCCTCACTTGATTGTCGAGCCCATATTGAAGGATATTCTTCATTTGTATTTCccctttgatatatatatatatatacttttccTCTTCTGTTTCTAAGTATAATAGTTTAGCTAGCTCCCTAGCAGTGATCAAGGGCACTGTTTATGATGGGCATGACAGTTTGGCCTAATTAATATTTGGCATCCATGAGTTCTTCCCATTcttctgggaaaaaaaaaaggcatagtCAAATCAAATTTGGGTCCTTTAGCACAAGTTGAATTTAATGACTTAATATAGAAAGGAGATATTCTAGTATATACATGGTTGGTTATATGATTGATTTGATTAGGTATGATACAAGGCTTTGTTGGGCCggatttcttaaaaccttaaccCAACCCTGAGTCTTCTTAcctcagcccaagcccaagcccaagcccaactcAGCTCTGATGTCAGGCTAAGATATCTCAGCCCGGGGCCAAACTAGCTTGGCCTTGATTGATCCTGATAGGCTAgaagggttgggttgaccttgattggccttgattgaccctAACTAATCCTGGTTTTTGTCATTTGTGCCTTTTGATATGGGTTTCACTTTGGATTTAGGGCACATAGCTATGCATGCTCTCTCGAGGGTTCAAGGAAGATGAGATGCAGCTTCAATGGCAACCACAAGTATCATAGAAGCTGAAAAAAGATGACCGAAATCTATTCTCTCTGGTGCTCAATTGCCAGCGAAGACAGCTACAACATGGCAGTCACAATGAATAACCCAGAAAAACTGCTCTTTCTTATGGAAATACCGGACAACCTGACAAGCCATTTGTGACTATAGGGAACATCGCACAGCCTTTGGATCTATGTTGTGCTGCGCTTTCGAACTTCAAATGCCTTTGCTCCTTCAAAAACTCCGAGTGGCTAAGTATTCTTGGAATAGATCTCAACTTTGCAATGCAGCTTCGCTTCTTGCAAAAGTGCAAACTCTTTCAAATTGTTCAATGTTAGAGTAAATAGACCATGTTGtataggacaaaaaaaaaaattttttttaatagaaaatatattacaaacaaacgaaaaaaaaatataatagacAAAGTCAAAACCTGTTAAACAAGGGCAAAGGGCTTACCCATCAGAAGCTAGTCCGACAGGCAAAGAACAAGACAAACCAGCCCTAGGAAAGGAACAGGACAGGAAACCAAAAGGGTAGGAGGAATTGGCAATGAACAAGGGGAAGGGCATAAAAAAGACAAATTCAAATTGATGATACAAtgaaagaggggaggggggggggggaagggggtcaaaaataaagaaaagagataatACATCAAAACTAGAGGGGGAGAATAGAGAATTTCTATTTGTATCagagcaacttttttttttttcctaagaagATGATTTTATTAACAAAATAGAGccaaacaaaacagaaaaatagtcacagaacaaaccaaagaaaacacagaaaaagcctccaccttcggcatggccatcagcggGGACACCAACTGCATACTAAAGAAACCAATAGCAAGGTCTTGAGTTCTTGTGCTCCATAACTTGGAAAGTATTAAATAACTTCAAGGAGGATAATCCATTGCTGATTACCTTGCTAATTATGCAGCGAAATCAGTCATATCTATAAACAACTCTACTTTATTGTCTCATATTATGGAGCAGCTAACGATGGAAATGAATTAACGCAATtgtgaagaattttattttttcctcaaAAATGGTAGTGTTTCAAATTTGCTCTAGAGTTTGCGATGTTGATGttcatcttcttttatttttttctccaccAAATATGATATAATGTTGCTCGAAAAGCCAACTTGCCAAGAGAATCACATGAAGTTTTACCATTAAAGACACTTAAAATCCATCTCCATTGTCTTTCAAATGGAAGAATAATTCTAGAAGCCAACTTGAGTTTTCGGACAATACTTCCCCAAATCGATTTTGAGAAAGGACATTCAAAGAATGAATGCTCCAAGCTTTCAAAGGAATTCCAACAGGGGCAAAAATTAGGCATAGGACACTTTTAActgttctttcatttttctgttcaAATAGAGCAAATTAatgacttcctttttttttttttttttttttttaatgggacaCTGACAGGCCAAGATTTTGGTTTGAATGACTATTTGATACATCTCTGATTTGCCATTGAATGtgttgttttggatttttttctctgctgatggcaatactGAAGGTGGAGTACAAAGTTGAGACATCATATTTGTTCTAGTTTTTAGATCCTCTCTCTACTGATGgtaatgccaaaggtggagatATGGTCTACTTCCGTATGATTGGTTTGTTGTGCCTGTTGGGATTTATTGTTATTCATTCATTCGTTATTAGTAAATTTCTTTATTAAactttaaacaaaaaataatgacttcctttttttttgggtaaggaaaGAAGAACTATGAAACTAGTGGATTTGTTAGTTTTAGTGGAAGAATAACAAGACGTGTTAATATTCCTCTTTAATCCGGTTGTTCATTTGAAAAAACATGAATTGATAAAGTGATGCTATAACATTATCTATTGAGGGTCGGGCTGGGCTGTCTCTACCTTATTGGCCTGGTCCGATTCAGACTTAGGGTCAAAATTTTTCAATGCTAACtcatcattaaaataaaaaatcttagcCCAAGTCATGTTCAGCAAAATCTTAAACTCAGTGTGGTTAGGGGATCCCCTTTGACTTGCCCTTGTggcatagttttttttttttctttctttcttttcttttctttattttaatatatttttcattgaaaataaaaaataaaaaatgttataGCATAAATGATGGCAAGCTTGAAATCTGATCTAATGACTCGGATAACACCCCAGTTGCACAATGATTTAGTCGGTTTTCGATCCATAGATTCAGTAAGTGCATGGGCTATTGTAATAAAAGGGAGGACAGctgtgatttttatttattttaaataccttcataattgaaaatttattaaGATCCAAAGTAGAAAAAGACATTATAATAGTTAAAATTTCGTGGAAGAGGAGAGGTATATCCGGAAGACCCATGAGGGGAGAAGCACAAAGGCCCATTTTACACAGTGGGGTCTGGAAATTCTCATCAAAGCTCTAGATTCCTTTGAACTTGCCTGTGGTCAAAGCCCAATGCAGAGAAAAGAAATCAGATCGTGCAGCTTAGGCGCCAACAAGACTAAACATATATTTATCATAGATGCTATTCTTCTATTGGCAGACCTAATTAACAGctatttttttagctaaagagttaAACCTgaacctagaaaaaaaaaaaaaaaaaagaaaaaaaaagaaaaagggagttTTCTATGTCCCATGTTGGCCCTCTAGGATCCATCTAAATTTTAACTTtccaaacatttttttattattactttggTCAGGACAACCATCTAAACATAGCTTATAATTTCTTATAAGTATCAcggaaaaatcagaaaataataCATCGAAACCAGGGGGAGGGACGAAACAAACATCAAAGtaagaggtatatatatatatatatatatattttttttttgttaaaagatgattttattagaaggaagaagcaaaaatacataaaaaatagaACACGGACAATGCAGAAACCACTAAAGCAACTGACtatctccaccttcggcatggccatcaacagagaaAGCAAGCAGCGCCCTAGTAAATCGAAATATATGGGTATCCATAGCATCATTTTCCAAGTCAATCTAAATATGTCTCGGGAAGACCACCGAGTAATCAGAGAACCCCACTTTAACGCCTTCTTCACAAGATAATTGGCTATGGGATTCGCCTTGCGGAAGTAGTGAGAGATTTTCCAAGGAATAGACTCTAAAAATGGAAGGGCGAAAACCCATTTTTGGAGAATAAACCAAGGAATCTGATTATTGTGGATCACCGACACCACTGTAGCCGAATCCGATTCAATCCATAGACCCCAAGCCTCCATGGATTTCGCCAACAGAATTCCTTCCATCACAGCATCAAACTCAGCCTCATTTATCTTCTTTATGCCCAAGAATATACTAAAAGCATTGCAGACTTTACCATCACTATCACGAATAACATCACCAGCCCCTGCCCTGCCAGGATTGCCCAAAGAACTTCCATCAACATTGGCTTTCACCCAGTTTAATGGGGGtttacaccaatgaacttctAGAGGCGGAGGAACCCTAGGGTTCTCAATGGTCAGCCCCAAGTTCCTACAACAAAGAATATCAGAGACAGATCTCACCTCACCCTTGTAGCTTCCTGCACAGAGACTAATTTCCTTACAAATATATtcaaaagaataattgcagGTCTTGCTTTTCCTTCATACCGTCTGCtctttctctcccaccaaaAATGGCCTATAGCAATCTGATGGGATTTTCAAGTTAGTGCATCTCgccttccttttccaccattttATCAAGTCTTCCACCGACTGCTGCGCAGACCAGCCAAACCCAAAGTAGTGAGTCAATCTTTCCCAAATCACCACCGAGTAgggacaattaaaaaaaatatggtcGATGCTTTCCTCCACACAGTCACAGAGAGAGCATTTAGATGTCATCTGAACCCCCTTTTTCCTAACAACATCATCAATAGGGAGCCACCCATAAACTAGGCGCCAGCCCAGGGTGGAGTACTTAGGGGGAGACTTTTACACCAAATCACCGAGCACCAATGCATAGATGGAGCTTTCCTCCTAAGGTCCTCCCAAGCAGAAGCAATTGAGAATGAGTCCGACGGAGTCGGATGCCAGGCACAAACATCATCAAGAGGCCTGATGGGGAGCCTGATCTCCTTAAtaatattgaaaatattactaAGAATGTCAAATCTAACAGCCAGGAGGTCCCACTCACCATTCCTGACAAAGTCGCTCACCTTAGCCAAGATTGAGATCTGGGGAAGGTTATCAGAGCTAAATTCTTCTATCACCGATTTTGGACCCCACCACTTGTCGCTCCAAAAAAAAGCGAGGCTACCATTACCGATAATCCATCTATCGTTCTTTGCCATAAAATCCCATAGCTTACTCATGCCCAAAGCAATAGATGAAGGCCGGCAGCCCTTATTAAAAGAcccaaagaaagaaacaatATAGAAAGATGATACACGAAAACTAGGAGATACATGTACATATTTTCTTAAGACATTAGGAGGAGGATTTCAATACtttgaaatgacataaaaaTATAATCACAATTAAGCCAATGTAGCAAGTAATGAAAAACTACAGAAAGCCATAATCGTGGCCTTCCCCATTACATAATCATATCACCATCTAAAATAGTATTTTGTTGCATAATATTCTAATATTCTTAACTGTAGACACCACTTATTACTCAATGAGCTTAAATTGTAGGGACGCTACGAAACACAATTATCTCCACATTTAGACCTGGTCCCAACCCTAATAGTACATCCCAATCAAGCCTCTCTCACCCTACTTAAGTacattctttttattattttttcttctaataaaaatgaatttttagccaaaaaaaaaatcccatcacCAGCGGTAGCTTTCCCTGGTGTGGGTGTGAAAAAATCATGTAGCCCCTCCTCTGTGTGCATTCTGGCGCTCTTCCATTGTCTTGTGCATCTGGTATATCATGCGTAGACTCACAGGATTTTATTTCCcataaacaaattaaaaaatattttttttagggagTTTGAACACACTGCCAATATACTAGAAACCATCATTAACTgtatttatctctttcttcccgCTTTGAAATGACTCCCTTGCCATTCTTGTATGATATCTTATCCCACACCCCCATTGGTGTCTCCCACTAACTTATCACACACGAGCAGTATACCTATCCTAGCCTTtcctttttctaataaaaaatttagatcgctttttcatatatatatatacacacgtGCAAATGAACATGTGTAGCGGAATATTTCACTTGAGTGTGCTTATGTGGGTAAGCTTTTACTCATAAATCTTTTAAACAATTTCCATTGGAATGTAGTTTTTTCCCCTAGAAAATATTTATGACCACCTCTTCCAAAAGTTGAGTAGATCTTACTTTGCAATGTTTCATCAATAGTTTCTTCCATAGGTACTACCTAATCTAGGGAAAAACTTTAATAGTAATGTCTAGTTATAACGCACATGCAAATTCATGTGCGGCATAAcattggtaatttttttttttttttggtaaagacatAATATTGGTAATTAGTGTGTGTTTATGAGGATCAAAGAAATTATGGAATTaaattgaaattcaatatctagTTAAGTATTTAAGCCGTTTTAATTTGTAGCATAACTTCAAGTTTTCAAAACATCTTAAATTAAGGATCCAAATATGAATAAAAGATAATGGTTGTTTAAGGATAGTGAGTAAACAATATTGCTTAACCTTTCtctattttagttttttcttatattttttgtcttcATATTCTTCGACATCTATGATCCTTTTTGTCTCAGCACTTCCTGCTTTAATGGTATCAGCAAAAATTTGTCTTGATATTCGACTTGAATCATTCCTTCCATCCATTTGAAGTAGAAATAATATTGTTTGGATAAACATGAATGTATAATCTGTGAGTACTGCaacacaaagaaaaagaagggttatagaatttaatatatttttgcatttaatatattttgcatatatattttttaccttttatggTGATCTTGCATATTCACTTGCTGAACATCTTGTCGGTTCATGCTTTGGATTTACTCATTGTcacaccaaaatcaaaccaaattgatcaaAACCGATGACTGACACCCCAATCAAATCTTTGAAATGAGATCCTCTCCAGCGTGCCACCTACTCCAATGTACattgcaaaaaaaaacaaaaatataaaaaatataaaaaataaaataaaaaaatactccAATATACATCGGATGCCTGGGAGGCACTTGGGATGGGTGCTCATGCTACCTGGTTGTAGACGGCTGGCATGCACTTGGAAGAGCTGGCATAGACCCAAATATAGGTCTTCAACTGCCCCCCTATATTTTACCATCTTATACCACCCTATATTTTACCTTCTTAGTAAGCAAATCATCTCCGGAGCTAGGATTAGAAAATGTTTGTTTTCCTGATATTGATATATCATGGGGATTGTTTGCAGTTGCATTGTCAATGGTGATGAAAACAGATGCGCAGAAAGGGCAGTGCCAGGTAATATTGGGTCCTAGCTGCGACCAAAGCCACCAAGCTAACCAAGCTTGTGATGATGAGTGCTCTAAAAAATATCAAGGACATGGACATTGTGTAGGTTAGAAAAAAGATCTCAAGTCCTATATGCATGTCATTGTTACTACCCTGGCTAGAATCCTACCAAGTCTTTACCCACTTGTATGATGCTAGAAGGTGACGAAGTGACATGGCGtcctttatattttttggaGCACTCATCAACACAAGCTTGGTTAACTTGGTGCCTTTGGTCACAGCTAGGACCCAATATTACCTGGCACTGCCCCTTCTACACATTTGCTTTCATCACCATTGACAATGCAACTACAAACAACCCCCATGATACATCAATATCAGgaaaacaaacattttccaatGCTAGCTCCTGAGATGATTTGCTTACTAAGAAGGTAAAGTATAGGGTGGCTCAAGTCCTATATGCATGTCATTATACTACCCTGACTAGAATCCTACCAAGTCTTTACCTACCTGTATGATGTTAGAAGGTGACGAAGTGACATGGTAGAGTTTTGTAATGGTGTATATGCCAAGTTTGGTCTACATCGATTTTTCTTCATCTTGAAGATTCCTTCCCTTTTTGTAAGAGATGGAGCATTGCCAGTCACATTATTAAAGTATGTTGTCTCTCATATCTATGGGGAGGAATTGTCTTAGAAAATTAGTTAATAAGTTTAGTGCATAGGTCTATCAGACTATGTGAATATGTCATTGAGATTGTAAGTTCCCTTGTGTATTCCTCTTTGTATAGCGTTTTGGTTCTAATAAATATAAAGAACTTTGAGAAGTAAGCATAAAATATGCATAAACTTATGGAAACAAGATCATtcttcaaccaaaaaaacaagGACAAATTATAGTTTTCTTTGGCCACCAGTGGTAAATCTCACttctatttcaatttccaaGCTTCCAAAGAATTTCCATAGAGATTTTGGTTCAAGGTTTATTTAGAAGTCACTACTTGTATAACATGATACACTGTAACTTACGTAGTGAAACACAAACAGGTTTCCATTCATGGAACTTTAATGCATTGTTGCTTCTGTTATCATCATTGACACAACAATATGGTTGAacctctttgttttttattcatattATGGTGACTCTAACTGATAGACATTGGACAAAAACTAATTAGTCTTTAACGGACAAATGGGATTCATTAGCTTCATCCACAATGCCCCGTACCAAATACTTGTTCGTCCCATGCCATAATAGATTGGGAAATAGAGTTGGTATTTTATCTGAAATGCCACCATATTGATCTTTCCGTTGATATACAGCTATAGTaccattataaacttaattttaTCTCACAACAACCAATGAAAGGAATTGATATGCAGAGTCCGGTGAATCTTCACCTAtgtgaatgtacgtgaacgtccctggtccgtggatatagcatttattttttctcttctcatttaATAGATGTCATATCTACGTACTTCCTTTGAGAGCTTTTTAATAGAGGAGCAACCCTTTTAACTTGATGATCTCCTTAATGAGCCAGAGACACCTATGCGAAGAGGTCATCGGCGGTCTTCAAGTGACTCGTTTGCATATTTGGATGTGGGTAATGCTTCTAACATGGAATATGCAGCTCGAGGGGACAAGTTTAAAAATGCATCTGTTCCTACTTGGGGATCATTAAAATTTGATCCTTATCAAGATGCATGGCATGCTTCATTCTGTACGGAGCCAAATTCTTTTGGGAGGCAGCAGAATAGGTCATGGGATTCTTCATGTAACCAAATTGAAATATAAATGACTATTCGAGTGTCCAAGCAACTTTAATCACCAGATGTGTATTAGGATTAAGCTAATTAAGCATTCTTTTAGTGGAGAGACAGAGAGGAGAAGCAACCACGATTCACCATTCACCATTCACCATTATCAATACAAAGCATGAAGTGGCAAATCTACAAAACCACCCCTCGATAAGATCACAGATGATCACAAAACCAGATTATAGGGAAGTTTCTAGAAGGCAAACTTTTAGATTAGAGTCCAAGTCTAGTCGAGTGTAGTATCCAAGCTATAGATCAAATACCCAAAGTTAAATGATAACCCATGAAACTTCAGAATTAAACAATAAGATTTCCATATTTGAGAGATTTTCTATATCACCAGATCCATTTGTCTGATCTGTCCAAAAACAGATCATAGATAAATCCAAAGGTTATATAAAAGAACAGCAATTCCATGATATAgcatggcaaaaaaaaaaaaaattgtttgaacCAGAGCATGGATAAATCCAAAGTTTATATAAAGGAACAGAAAATGAACTGGAGATATAAAAATCAGAAGTAGgttctgagagagagagaataactgTAATACCGTCTAACCTTACGCTGCCTCAATCTTCTTACTGACCTTTGAGCTTCTTCGgagctttgagagagagagagagaggaaagtaaaaaagaaaggggtaaaaaaagaaagtgttttagagaataaaaataaaaaggaaaaagagaaagagctttagcaaggaaaggaaagaaagagttttaattaaaaagGGAAAGTGGATAAAATCTTGTGAGAGTGCAGGGATAAAAAGAATTTTAGTAAAAATAAGAAAGTGCATAATGGGAAAAATCGtgtaaaaataagaaagagaaagagagagagagagagagagataaatggTATTCAAGtattacaaaaatataataatataaagggtaccagtaatttaagaaaaaaaaattgaaaaaaaagaaataatgaagaagaaaggataaatttgtgaaaataagagagagagagagagagagaaatagtatttaagtattataaaatataataatatcaaagatattagtaatttaagaagaaaaaataatgaagaagaaaagacaaaattgtcaagtgaaagatttgtcGCTTGgtacttttatataataatatgatatataCCCAAATGTGAATTGACCTATACAACCAAGGCttggtttgccaaaaaaaagGGAGACCCAAATTTGAATTAGTTGACCCAAATATGAGTTGACCTATACAGCCAAGGCTTTGTTTGCCAGAAAAAAACGAAGACCCAAATTTGAATTGGTTGACTTCACCCATCTTACCTTTGTTTCTAACAAAATCCAAGGGAGTgacatttattttgttttcataaagTGGCTCTATCTCATTGACTAGAATAATTATCAGTCAAATCAAATTTATGTCCACAGGTTGaatttaattgaattcaaaaaaacaaaagagcaaTTCCAGTATAGACATGGTAGGTTCTCTGATTGTCTGATTGATCAAGTCAATACATGGATCCCCAGGGTGAGTTACTTCAAAGCATAGTTTTTATGGCCTTGTGAAGACCACAAGGAAGTCCTCACTACTCATTCGTTTGCCCCTGGGAAACACATCACAGGATCATGGTCATAGGGAATGAATTTACCCTTGATCACAACAGATCaaaatttttatctttcatcA is a window from the Macadamia integrifolia cultivar HAES 741 chromosome 5, SCU_Mint_v3, whole genome shotgun sequence genome containing:
- the LOC122078755 gene encoding chalcone synthase 2-like, whose translation is MESAGEIYRPQRAAGPATVLAIGTANPSHFLYQTDFPDFIFKNTNKDHLTELKEKFTRICEKSTIIKRHIHLTAEMIVENPKLYDPEAPSLDTRQDIMITEVPKLAMEAATKAIKEWGQPKSKITHIVFTTISGVDAPGVDFQLIRLLGLSPTVRRVMMYHLGCYGGGSVLRVAKDLAENNKGARVLVVCSELNSISGFKGPNDGDMHSLLGQAIFADGAAAVIVGADPDTSIERPFFQLISTGTRILSDSHEMVAGHLRQAGLTISLSKDVAKTIAGNLGKCLSEAFDKVGITDWNSIFWVSHPGGPAILDLIEKTLGLKEEKLQPSRKVLSQYGNMSSPTVLFILDLMRKKSMEEGKATTGDGFDWGVLLGFGPGLTIESIVLRSVPTVSAP